Proteins encoded by one window of Lathyrus oleraceus cultivar Zhongwan6 chromosome 1, CAAS_Psat_ZW6_1.0, whole genome shotgun sequence:
- the LOC127086159 gene encoding uncharacterized protein LOC127086159, with product MYLTLSFCCKLFYSLNVGKISILYQGLVAVFEELSDTIEHRLCLRHLYANFKKRFGGGALVRDLMMGAAKATYYQAWVQKMNELKNADPNAWTWLMAVPTKSWCKHAFSFYPKCDTLMNNISESFNATILAARDKPILTMCEWIRKYLMNRLSTSASKLENWPHKVMPIPRRRLDNEVFRSGHWLPTWSIAETFQVTHSYNTHEFIVDIAKRSCSCNFWELVGIPCRHVVAALSYRKQNPDEFVDACYTREKFALCYGFSVSPINGQDMWPEVEMEPPLPPAYKNGPGRPKKIRIRESGEDGARKRRSGVAYKCTKCDNFGHNAMTCKATTQDPNALKRKRKPKKGHVPTATDMPTANDMPTASDMPAPTATDMTVPTNVPVPTDPQPPTDMPVPTIMSQTGSSVAASITKQSRKRVEKKPIIKRRQSERIKLSWFKRPITGEGISSDKPITLPENEDIPTSK from the exons ATGTATTTAACTCTATCTTTCTGTTGCAAATTATTCTATTCTCTAAATGTTGGAAAAATTTCTATTTTGTATCAGGGACTTGTGGCTGTATTTGAAGAATTGTCTGATACTATTGAGCATAGATTATGTCTTAGGCACTTGTATGCTAATTTCAAGAAAAGGTTTGGTGGAGGAGCCCTTGTTAGAGATTTAATGATGGGAGCTGCTAAAGCCACATACTATCAGGCATGGGTCCAAAAGATGAATGAATTGAAGAATGCAGATCCCAATGCTTGGACTTGGTTGATGGCTGTTCCTACCAAAAGCTGGTGTAAGCATGCCTTTTCTTTTTACCCTAAATGTGATACATTGATGAATAATATCTCAGAGTCTTTTAATGCTACCATTCTAGCTGCTAGGGACAAACCTATACTCACAATGTGTGAGTGGATAAGAAAATATCTGATGAATAGGTTATCCACCTCTGCAAGTAAACTAGAAAATTGGCCACATAAGGTGATGCCAATACCTAGGAGAAGGTTAGATAATGAGGTGTTCAGGAGTGGTCATTGGTTGCCAACATGGTCAATTGCTGAGACTTTTCAGGTTACACATAGTTACAACACACATGAATTTATTGTTGACATTGCTAAAAGGTCATGTAGTTGTAATTTTTGGGAATTAGTAGGAATTCCATGTAGGCATGTTGTAGCTGCTCTGAGTTATAGAAAGCAAAACCCTGATGAATTTGTTGATGCTTGTTACACAAGAGAAAAGTTTGCACTATGTTATGGATTTTCAGTAAGTCCAATCAATGGTCAAGATATGTGGCCAGAAGTTGAGATGGAACCACCTCTACCACCTGCATATAAAAATGGTCCTGGTAGACCTAAGAAGATTAGGATAAGAGAAAGTGGAGAGGATGGTGCAAGGAAGAGAAGATCTGGTGTTGCATATAAGTGCACCAAATGTGATAATTTTGGTCACAATGCTATGACTTGTAAGGCTACCACTCAGGATCCCAATGCACTTAAAAGAAAG AGAAAACCTAAAAAAGGACATGTGCCAACTGCAACTGATATGCCAACTGCAAATGATATGCCAACTGCATCTGATATGCCTGCCCCAACTGCAACTGATATGACTGTTCCAACAAATGTGCCTGTTCCAACTGATCCACAGCCTCCAACTGATATGCCTGTTCCAACTATTATGAGTCAAACAGGATCTAGTGTGGCTGCCTCAATCACAAAACAATCCAGAAAAAGGGTTGAAAAAAAACCTATCATCAAAAGAAGGCAAAGTGAGAGGATCAAGTTGAGTTGGTTTAAAAGACCCATAACAGGTGAAGGAATATCTAGTGACAAACCAATTACCCTACCAGAAAATGAAGACATACCCACTTCAAAATGA
- the LOC127086154 gene encoding ras-related protein RABA2a, producing the protein MSRRGDEEYDYLFKVVLIGDSGVGKSNLLSRFTRNEFCLESKSTIGVEFATRTLQVEGRTVKSQIWDTAGQERYRAITSAYYRGALGALLVYDVTKPTTFDNVTRWLKELRDHADANIVIMLIGNKTDLKHLRAVNTEDAQSYAEREGLSFIETSALEATNVEKAFQTILGEIYRIISKKSLSSSNDSAAASNIKEGKTITIEGSETTTTNKPCCTS; encoded by the exons ATGAGTCGGAGAGGAGATGAAGAATACGATTATCTGTTCAAAGTGGTACTGATCGGCGATTCCGGTGTCGGTAAATCAAATCTTCTTTCCCGATTCACTCGCAATGAATTTTGTCTCGAATCCAAATCCACCATCGGCGTCGAATTCGCCACACGCACACTTCAG GTTGAGGGAAGAACTGTGAAATCTCAGATATGGGATACTGCCGGACAGGAACGTTACAGGGCGATTACGAGTGCCTACTATCGCGGTGCACTCGGAGCTCTTCTCGTCTATGATGTCACCAAACCTACTACTTTTGACAATGTCACCAGATGGCTCAAGGAACTCAGGGATCACGCTGATGCCAACATTGTCATCATGTTGATTGGCAATAAAACCGATCTCAAGCATCTCCGTGCTGTTAACACAGAAGATGCTCAGAGTTATGCTGAGAGGGAAGGTCTTTCTTTCATCGAGACGTCTGCGCTTGAAGCCACCAATGTCGAGAAGGCTTTCCAGACGATTCTCGGGGAGATATACCGTATAATCAGCAAGAAGTCACTGTCGTCTTCCAATGATTCTGCTGCAGCTTCCAATATTAAAGAAGGTAAGACCATTACCATTGAAGGATCCGAAACCACCACTACAAACAAGCCCTGCTGTACATCGTAA